In Fluviispira sanaruensis, a genomic segment contains:
- a CDS encoding RES family NAD+ phosphorylase, with amino-acid sequence MLDLSFNDSLSEIYNGNLEILKDNELYKELNDEIEKLENNFNLPKFKGKINKHRKALTLTLDKDSNNYKFWRVRSYKTTRIPKNIFRLKSDIKNPPEKNISEPGRFNEKGISYLYLSFGYGQHNEANIAIAETVKGNREWFCYAEFEVLKTTNLIRLNTNFGLTYKDIPDYDFLKFLYFLELKISEPIYKHSGNNEYLFTNRIADFFKSLGFEGIIYLSAVLEVGLNCNYNLCSFNPQKFDVKNELITSQYLCQHLNNFELHNISKF; translated from the coding sequence ATGCTTGATCTATCCTTTAATGACTCTTTATCAGAAATTTATAATGGAAATCTTGAAATTTTAAAAGATAATGAACTTTATAAAGAATTAAATGATGAAATAGAAAAGTTAGAAAATAATTTTAATTTACCAAAGTTTAAAGGAAAAATTAATAAACATAGAAAAGCATTAACACTTACATTAGATAAAGATTCAAATAATTATAAATTTTGGAGAGTCCGCAGTTATAAAACAACAAGAATACCTAAAAATATTTTTAGACTAAAAAGTGATATTAAAAACCCACCTGAAAAAAACATCTCTGAACCAGGACGATTCAATGAGAAAGGAATCTCTTATCTTTATTTAAGCTTTGGATATGGACAACATAATGAAGCTAATATAGCAATAGCTGAAACAGTTAAAGGAAATAGAGAATGGTTTTGCTATGCAGAATTTGAAGTATTAAAAACGACAAATTTAATACGTTTAAATACTAATTTCGGTTTAACATATAAAGATATTCCTGATTATGATTTTTTAAAATTTCTTTACTTTTTAGAATTAAAAATCAGTGAACCAATTTATAAACATTCTGGAAATAATGAATATTTATTTACAAATAGAATTGCAGATTTTTTTAAAAGTTTAGGCTTTGAAGGTATTATATATCTATCAGCTGTATTAGAAGTAGGATTAAACTGCAATTATAATCTATGCTCCTTTAATCCACAAAAATTTGATGTAAAAAATGAGTTAATTACATCGCAATACTTATGTCAACATCTTAATAATTTTGAATTACATAATATTTCAAAATTTTAA
- a CDS encoding DUF2971 domain-containing protein produces MNFSSVYRFRSAKSIFEHKELENQEVYFSSIEELNDPIEEYKNYLFNADKIYSTNFLRIYFLNIFIYHNYKSTNVINFKLQNSSFLTYDDKLEKFLSHDIINKINCILSSNSDITEQELKYYFTEFITSIAYCIVKDITYDENSINENSKIIDGIIKIKNKIKTLNSFDNNSELKDMYDKFAMNKKSPLKKYLENYIDYLNFTNDYFEKIKHLCFPKTRISCFSATYTSVLMWSHYADSHKGICLIFKTRIHKNSQFIKLHDLNFKIQSNEDIYTLGDNLLGVRKHDFIKVKYKKILSDFPSTNFATSHGMLTPEESKEFYKDSNGNDSKVIHEIYRENPEWINKYWQIYFESISTKLEPWSYEQELRLIEDNILDRNKFDNIENRKKKFIIDDLEGIIFGIKTSDNDKKKIINIIESKKSNCKFYQSFISYTNKNIIDKFELKK; encoded by the coding sequence ATGAATTTTTCCTCTGTTTATCGTTTTAGATCGGCTAAAAGTATTTTTGAACATAAGGAACTTGAAAACCAAGAAGTCTATTTCTCTTCTATTGAAGAATTAAACGATCCTATAGAAGAGTATAAAAATTATTTATTTAATGCAGATAAAATATACAGTACTAATTTTCTTAGAATATATTTTTTGAACATTTTTATTTATCATAACTATAAAAGTACTAATGTAATAAATTTTAAATTACAAAATTCTTCATTTCTAACGTATGATGATAAATTAGAGAAATTTTTAAGCCATGATATAATCAATAAAATAAATTGTATATTAAGTAGTAATTCCGATATTACAGAACAAGAATTAAAATATTATTTTACAGAATTTATAACCTCTATAGCATATTGTATAGTTAAAGATATTACTTACGATGAAAACAGTATCAATGAAAACTCTAAAATTATAGATGGAATAATAAAAATTAAAAATAAAATAAAAACTCTTAATTCATTTGATAATAATTCAGAATTAAAAGACATGTATGATAAATTCGCAATGAATAAAAAGTCACCTTTGAAAAAATATCTTGAAAATTATATAGATTATTTAAATTTTACCAATGATTATTTTGAAAAAATAAAACATTTATGTTTTCCAAAAACTCGTATTTCCTGTTTTTCTGCAACTTATACTAGTGTTTTAATGTGGTCTCATTATGCAGACTCACATAAGGGAATTTGTTTAATATTTAAAACTCGAATTCATAAAAATTCTCAATTTATAAAATTACATGATTTAAATTTTAAAATACAATCTAATGAAGATATATATACATTAGGCGATAATCTCCTAGGAGTTAGAAAGCATGATTTCATTAAAGTAAAATATAAAAAAATATTATCTGATTTTCCTAGCACTAATTTTGCGACTAGCCATGGAATGTTAACACCAGAAGAATCAAAAGAATTTTATAAAGATTCAAATGGAAATGATAGTAAAGTAATTCATGAAATTTATAGAGAAAATCCAGAATGGATTAATAAATATTGGCAAATTTATTTTGAATCAATTTCAACTAAGTTAGAACCTTGGAGTTATGAACAAGAGTTAAGATTAATTGAGGATAATATACTGGACAGAAATAAATTTGATAATATAGAAAATAGAAAGAAAAAATTTATTATTGATGACTTAGAAGGTATCATATTTGGAATTAAAACCTCAGATAATGATAAGAAAAAAATTATTAATATAATAGAAAGTAAAAAAAGTAATTGTAAATTTTACCAATCCTTTATCTCTTATACTAATAAAAATATAATTGATAAGTTTGAATTAAAAAAATAA
- a CDS encoding substrate-binding periplasmic protein, with product MIQVKYINLFIYFICLIFTSFSTSKDLKNIEIVTEEYPPYNYSGKDGRVIGINTEIIQAVLKEIHVSGNITVYPWKRAQKIAQNNPNILIYSMVRNPTREKLYKWVGKINKQRFNIYSKNKNINLSNIDEAKKYIVGVYSGDILEILFLRHGFIEGKNMYVAQKNESLYQMLIKDRIQLWPIDEAAAKFLAKKNNEKIGNLSIAFKIPTQELSNTDLYMAFGKKTSDEIVKKFKYGLEKIIKNGTYQKILNNHSFSSTD from the coding sequence TTGATCCAAGTAAAATATATTAACCTATTCATATATTTTATTTGTTTGATATTCACTTCATTTTCTACCTCTAAAGATTTAAAAAACATAGAAATAGTCACAGAGGAGTATCCACCATATAATTATTCTGGCAAGGATGGAAGAGTTATTGGAATAAATACTGAAATTATTCAGGCTGTTCTAAAAGAAATTCATGTTTCAGGAAATATAACTGTTTATCCATGGAAAAGAGCACAAAAAATTGCACAGAATAATCCAAACATATTAATATACTCAATGGTTCGAAATCCGACTAGGGAAAAATTATATAAATGGGTTGGAAAAATAAATAAACAAAGATTTAATATTTATTCAAAGAATAAGAATATTAATCTTTCAAATATAGATGAAGCTAAAAAATATATAGTTGGAGTTTATAGTGGTGACATATTAGAGATTTTATTTTTGCGCCATGGATTTATTGAAGGAAAAAACATGTATGTTGCTCAAAAAAATGAAAGTCTTTATCAAATGCTAATTAAAGATCGAATCCAGCTTTGGCCTATCGATGAAGCTGCAGCCAAGTTTTTGGCTAAGAAAAATAATGAAAAAATAGGAAATCTTAGCATTGCATTTAAAATTCCCACTCAAGAATTAAGCAACACTGACCTTTATATGGCATTCGGTAAGAAAACCTCCGATGAAATAGTAAAAAAGTTCAAATACGGACTTGAAAAAATAATAAAAAATGGAACATATCAAAAAATTCTAAATAATCATTCGTTTAGTTCAACAGACTAG